In a single window of the Salvelinus namaycush isolate Seneca chromosome 6, SaNama_1.0, whole genome shotgun sequence genome:
- the LOC120050145 gene encoding serine protease FAM111A-like isoform X6: MKMTEPNDRMTVETALTRDGRFHDNVFIQTFTLVESESDPPRCVEMNVLVDCLDKQTFKMILEERNATQAPTAPPQAGSNLQKEDETNSIQLPMSNTSTETSAAGEPPKKQKYPVTVTDSAEILKILRHQFADLVKQMKKRYKKKKYSGVLSHLSGEFGKSTEGFSEVYTVKKLMELSDSVCMIDVKGVKQGTGFLLFDHYILTNAHLFKKDGIFYVNEYGHISAKVTATFNKENPSESNLKEIDVKPEIIDFQWGFDAYNRHVDFAVLELQDVDTSTGLLCRSSPDPKTGGVCLIGHPGGGVKRTDPTTIIERERRGEAFQRETGKNDRMDMLINTSIEENKVNYDMLMKPDSTEVTYDTCLFHGASGSPVFDESCQVIAMHTGGFPYKDEGVKSVIEYAIPLFTILENFLIEMMNRNNVEILTKFTREALTGLHSRDFIYNFIRHLVTEWKPSFSAALTAVWETVKENENHLRMKENLRTWIISKKEVLEKIQIAGNEALKEFMLENILVKLSQTDDDDEPMDE; encoded by the coding sequence ACAGTGGAGACGGCACTAACAAGAGATGGACGCTTCCATGACAATGTGTTCATTCAAACTTTCACTCTCGTTGAATCGGAATCAGATCCACCGAGGTGTGTTGAGATGAATGTACTAGTTGACTGTCTGGATAAACAAACCTTCAAAATGATCCTGGAAGAGAGAAACGCCACACAGGCTCCAACTGCCCCTCCACAAGCTGGCTCTAACCTTCAGAAAGAAGACGAGACTAACTCCATACAACTCCCCATGTCTAACACAAGCACTGAAACATCAGCTGCAGGGGAGCCccccaaaaaacagaaatatccaGTCACAGTGACAGATTCTGCTGAGATTTTGAAGATTCTTCGCCACCAGTTTGCTGATTTGGTGAAACAGATGAAGAAGAGGTACAAAAAGAAGAAATATTCTGGGGTACTAAGTCATTTAAGCGGGGAATTTGGAAAGAGCACAGAGGGGTTCTCTGAAGTCTACACAGTTAAGAAGCTGATGGAACTGAGTGACTCAGTCTGTATGATCGATGTCAAGGGGGTCAAGCAAGGCACTGGCTTCCTGCTGTTTGATCATTACATTCTGACAAATGCACATTTGTTTAAAAAAGATGGCATCTTCTATGTTAATGAATATGGCCATATCTCAGCCAAAGTAACTGCCACATTCAACAAAGAAAATCCCAGTGAGTCAAATCTGAAGGAGATAGATGTGAAACCAGAGATCATTGACTTTCAATGGGGATTTGACGCCTACAATCGACATGTGGACTTTGCTGTACTAGAGCTTCAGGACGTTGACACCTCCACAGGTCTTCTCTGTAGATCTAGCCCAGATCCAAAGACAGGTGGAGTCTGTCTCATTGGACACCCAGGTGGAGGAGTGAAAAGAACCGACCCCACCACCATtattgagagagaaagaagaggtgAGGCTTTccaaagagagactgggaaaaatgaCAGAATGGATATGCTGATCAATACATCCATAGAAGAGAATAAAGTGAATTATGACATGCTCATGAAACCAGACAGCACTGAAGTGACCTATGACACCTGCCTCTTCCATGGAGCTTCTGGCTCCCCAGTCTTTGATGAGTCCTGCCAGGTGATAGCCATGCACACTGGAGGGTTTCCCTACAAAGATGAAGGAGTGAAGAGTGTGATTGAGTATGCCATCCCTCTCTTCACCATACTGGAGAACTTTCTGATCGAGATGATGAACAGAAACAATGTTGAAATACTGACCAAGTTCACCAGAGAAGCCTTGACAGGCCTCCATTCGCGTGATTTCATTTACAATTTTATCAGACACCTGGTAACGGAATGGAAGCCCTCATTCAGTGCAGCCTTGACAGCAGTCTGGGAAACAGTTAAGGAAAATGAGAACCATCTAAGAATGAAAGAAAATCTTAGAACATGGATCATTTCAAAAAAGGAGGTACTGGAAAAGATTCAGATAGCAGGAAATGAAGCTTTGAAAGAGTTCATGTTGGAAAACATTCTTGTCAAGTTATCCCAGaccgatgatgatgatgagcccATGGATGAGTAG
- the LOC120050145 gene encoding serine protease FAM111A-like isoform X1 has protein sequence MAAMVKSEPLDSNSDSSPDQKRKKMKMTEPNDRMQGHLHRFRFKFLDKEDRYEITCKSPCSVLQALETSSKFCVLKEKTVKQKMETRQQEKTMQRQDLVIQTMKGKKPIATHFPCHLIKNGQILTISTVFNDSEEATTETTQIYKENKQYVIFYIESEGGKNTKTKQLLKNKKLKPFSPLCIYAICGETVETALTRDGRFHDNVFIQTFTLVESESDPPRCVEMNVLVDCLDKQTFKMILEERNATQAPTAPPQAGSNLQKEDETNSIQLPMSNTSTETSAAGEPPKKQKYPVTVTDSAEILKILRHQFADLVKQMKKRYKKKKYSGVLSHLSGEFGKSTEGFSEVYTVKKLMELSDSVCMIDVKGVKQGTGFLLFDHYILTNAHLFKKDGIFYVNEYGHISAKVTATFNKENPSESNLKEIDVKPEIIDFQWGFDAYNRHVDFAVLELQDVDTSTGLLCRSSPDPKTGGVCLIGHPGGGVKRTDPTTIIERERRGEAFQRETGKNDRMDMLINTSIEENKVNYDMLMKPDSTEVTYDTCLFHGASGSPVFDESCQVIAMHTGGFPYKDEGVKSVIEYAIPLFTILENFLIEMMNRNNVEILTKFTREALTGLHSRDFIYNFIRHLVTEWKPSFSAALTAVWETVKENENHLRMKENLRTWIISKKEVLEKIQIAGNEALKEFMLENILVKLSQTDDDDEPMDE, from the coding sequence CAGGGACATCTTCACCGCTTTCGCTTCAAATTCCTTGATAAAGAAGACCGGTATGAAATCACCTGTAAAAGCCCTTGCAGCGTGTTACAGGCTCTTGAAACAAGTTCCAAATTCTGTGTTCTAAAGGAAAAGACTGTGAAACAGAAGATGGAGACAAGACAACAAGAGAAGACAATGCAAAGACAAGACCTTGTTATACAAACAATGAAAGGAAAGAAACCAATAGCAACACACTTCCCTTGTCATCTGATTAAGAATGGTCAAATACTCACCATATCAACCGTTTTCAATGATAGTGAAGAGGCCACAACTGAAACCACACAGATTTATAAAGAAAATAAGCAATATGTCATTTTTTACATTGAATCTGAAGGTGGTAAGAACACCAAAACCAAGCAACTGCTCAAAAACAAAAAACTAAAACCTTTTAGCCCTCTTTGCATCTACGCCATCTGTGGAGAGACAGTGGAGACGGCACTAACAAGAGATGGACGCTTCCATGACAATGTGTTCATTCAAACTTTCACTCTCGTTGAATCGGAATCAGATCCACCGAGGTGTGTTGAGATGAATGTACTAGTTGACTGTCTGGATAAACAAACCTTCAAAATGATCCTGGAAGAGAGAAACGCCACACAGGCTCCAACTGCCCCTCCACAAGCTGGCTCTAACCTTCAGAAAGAAGACGAGACTAACTCCATACAACTCCCCATGTCTAACACAAGCACTGAAACATCAGCTGCAGGGGAGCCccccaaaaaacagaaatatccaGTCACAGTGACAGATTCTGCTGAGATTTTGAAGATTCTTCGCCACCAGTTTGCTGATTTGGTGAAACAGATGAAGAAGAGGTACAAAAAGAAGAAATATTCTGGGGTACTAAGTCATTTAAGCGGGGAATTTGGAAAGAGCACAGAGGGGTTCTCTGAAGTCTACACAGTTAAGAAGCTGATGGAACTGAGTGACTCAGTCTGTATGATCGATGTCAAGGGGGTCAAGCAAGGCACTGGCTTCCTGCTGTTTGATCATTACATTCTGACAAATGCACATTTGTTTAAAAAAGATGGCATCTTCTATGTTAATGAATATGGCCATATCTCAGCCAAAGTAACTGCCACATTCAACAAAGAAAATCCCAGTGAGTCAAATCTGAAGGAGATAGATGTGAAACCAGAGATCATTGACTTTCAATGGGGATTTGACGCCTACAATCGACATGTGGACTTTGCTGTACTAGAGCTTCAGGACGTTGACACCTCCACAGGTCTTCTCTGTAGATCTAGCCCAGATCCAAAGACAGGTGGAGTCTGTCTCATTGGACACCCAGGTGGAGGAGTGAAAAGAACCGACCCCACCACCATtattgagagagaaagaagaggtgAGGCTTTccaaagagagactgggaaaaatgaCAGAATGGATATGCTGATCAATACATCCATAGAAGAGAATAAAGTGAATTATGACATGCTCATGAAACCAGACAGCACTGAAGTGACCTATGACACCTGCCTCTTCCATGGAGCTTCTGGCTCCCCAGTCTTTGATGAGTCCTGCCAGGTGATAGCCATGCACACTGGAGGGTTTCCCTACAAAGATGAAGGAGTGAAGAGTGTGATTGAGTATGCCATCCCTCTCTTCACCATACTGGAGAACTTTCTGATCGAGATGATGAACAGAAACAATGTTGAAATACTGACCAAGTTCACCAGAGAAGCCTTGACAGGCCTCCATTCGCGTGATTTCATTTACAATTTTATCAGACACCTGGTAACGGAATGGAAGCCCTCATTCAGTGCAGCCTTGACAGCAGTCTGGGAAACAGTTAAGGAAAATGAGAACCATCTAAGAATGAAAGAAAATCTTAGAACATGGATCATTTCAAAAAAGGAGGTACTGGAAAAGATTCAGATAGCAGGAAATGAAGCTTTGAAAGAGTTCATGTTGGAAAACATTCTTGTCAAGTTATCCCAGaccgatgatgatgatgagcccATGGATGAGTAG
- the LOC120050145 gene encoding serine protease FAM111A-like isoform X2, translated as MKMTEPNDRMQGHLHRFRFKFLDKEDRYEITCKSPCSVLQALETSSKFCVLKEKTVKQKMETRQQEKTMQRQDLVIQTMKGKKPIATHFPCHLIKNGQILTISTVFNDSEEATTETTQIYKENKQYVIFYIESEGGKNTKTKQLLKNKKLKPFSPLCIYAICGETVETALTRDGRFHDNVFIQTFTLVESESDPPRCVEMNVLVDCLDKQTFKMILEERNATQAPTAPPQAGSNLQKEDETNSIQLPMSNTSTETSAAGEPPKKQKYPVTVTDSAEILKILRHQFADLVKQMKKRYKKKKYSGVLSHLSGEFGKSTEGFSEVYTVKKLMELSDSVCMIDVKGVKQGTGFLLFDHYILTNAHLFKKDGIFYVNEYGHISAKVTATFNKENPSESNLKEIDVKPEIIDFQWGFDAYNRHVDFAVLELQDVDTSTGLLCRSSPDPKTGGVCLIGHPGGGVKRTDPTTIIERERRGEAFQRETGKNDRMDMLINTSIEENKVNYDMLMKPDSTEVTYDTCLFHGASGSPVFDESCQVIAMHTGGFPYKDEGVKSVIEYAIPLFTILENFLIEMMNRNNVEILTKFTREALTGLHSRDFIYNFIRHLVTEWKPSFSAALTAVWETVKENENHLRMKENLRTWIISKKEVLEKIQIAGNEALKEFMLENILVKLSQTDDDDEPMDE; from the coding sequence CAGGGACATCTTCACCGCTTTCGCTTCAAATTCCTTGATAAAGAAGACCGGTATGAAATCACCTGTAAAAGCCCTTGCAGCGTGTTACAGGCTCTTGAAACAAGTTCCAAATTCTGTGTTCTAAAGGAAAAGACTGTGAAACAGAAGATGGAGACAAGACAACAAGAGAAGACAATGCAAAGACAAGACCTTGTTATACAAACAATGAAAGGAAAGAAACCAATAGCAACACACTTCCCTTGTCATCTGATTAAGAATGGTCAAATACTCACCATATCAACCGTTTTCAATGATAGTGAAGAGGCCACAACTGAAACCACACAGATTTATAAAGAAAATAAGCAATATGTCATTTTTTACATTGAATCTGAAGGTGGTAAGAACACCAAAACCAAGCAACTGCTCAAAAACAAAAAACTAAAACCTTTTAGCCCTCTTTGCATCTACGCCATCTGTGGAGAGACAGTGGAGACGGCACTAACAAGAGATGGACGCTTCCATGACAATGTGTTCATTCAAACTTTCACTCTCGTTGAATCGGAATCAGATCCACCGAGGTGTGTTGAGATGAATGTACTAGTTGACTGTCTGGATAAACAAACCTTCAAAATGATCCTGGAAGAGAGAAACGCCACACAGGCTCCAACTGCCCCTCCACAAGCTGGCTCTAACCTTCAGAAAGAAGACGAGACTAACTCCATACAACTCCCCATGTCTAACACAAGCACTGAAACATCAGCTGCAGGGGAGCCccccaaaaaacagaaatatccaGTCACAGTGACAGATTCTGCTGAGATTTTGAAGATTCTTCGCCACCAGTTTGCTGATTTGGTGAAACAGATGAAGAAGAGGTACAAAAAGAAGAAATATTCTGGGGTACTAAGTCATTTAAGCGGGGAATTTGGAAAGAGCACAGAGGGGTTCTCTGAAGTCTACACAGTTAAGAAGCTGATGGAACTGAGTGACTCAGTCTGTATGATCGATGTCAAGGGGGTCAAGCAAGGCACTGGCTTCCTGCTGTTTGATCATTACATTCTGACAAATGCACATTTGTTTAAAAAAGATGGCATCTTCTATGTTAATGAATATGGCCATATCTCAGCCAAAGTAACTGCCACATTCAACAAAGAAAATCCCAGTGAGTCAAATCTGAAGGAGATAGATGTGAAACCAGAGATCATTGACTTTCAATGGGGATTTGACGCCTACAATCGACATGTGGACTTTGCTGTACTAGAGCTTCAGGACGTTGACACCTCCACAGGTCTTCTCTGTAGATCTAGCCCAGATCCAAAGACAGGTGGAGTCTGTCTCATTGGACACCCAGGTGGAGGAGTGAAAAGAACCGACCCCACCACCATtattgagagagaaagaagaggtgAGGCTTTccaaagagagactgggaaaaatgaCAGAATGGATATGCTGATCAATACATCCATAGAAGAGAATAAAGTGAATTATGACATGCTCATGAAACCAGACAGCACTGAAGTGACCTATGACACCTGCCTCTTCCATGGAGCTTCTGGCTCCCCAGTCTTTGATGAGTCCTGCCAGGTGATAGCCATGCACACTGGAGGGTTTCCCTACAAAGATGAAGGAGTGAAGAGTGTGATTGAGTATGCCATCCCTCTCTTCACCATACTGGAGAACTTTCTGATCGAGATGATGAACAGAAACAATGTTGAAATACTGACCAAGTTCACCAGAGAAGCCTTGACAGGCCTCCATTCGCGTGATTTCATTTACAATTTTATCAGACACCTGGTAACGGAATGGAAGCCCTCATTCAGTGCAGCCTTGACAGCAGTCTGGGAAACAGTTAAGGAAAATGAGAACCATCTAAGAATGAAAGAAAATCTTAGAACATGGATCATTTCAAAAAAGGAGGTACTGGAAAAGATTCAGATAGCAGGAAATGAAGCTTTGAAAGAGTTCATGTTGGAAAACATTCTTGTCAAGTTATCCCAGaccgatgatgatgatgagcccATGGATGAGTAG
- the LOC120050145 gene encoding serine protease FAM111A-like isoform X4: MAAMVKSEPLDSNSDSSPDQKRKKMKMTEPNDRMTVETALTRDGRFHDNVFIQTFTLVESESDPPRCVEMNVLVDCLDKQTFKMILEERNATQAPTAPPQAGSNLQKEDETNSIQLPMSNTSTETSAAGEPPKKQKYPVTVTDSAEILKILRHQFADLVKQMKKRYKKKKYSGVLSHLSGEFGKSTEGFSEVYTVKKLMELSDSVCMIDVKGVKQGTGFLLFDHYILTNAHLFKKDGIFYVNEYGHISAKVTATFNKENPSESNLKEIDVKPEIIDFQWGFDAYNRHVDFAVLELQDVDTSTGLLCRSSPDPKTGGVCLIGHPGGGVKRTDPTTIIERERRGEAFQRETGKNDRMDMLINTSIEENKVNYDMLMKPDSTEVTYDTCLFHGASGSPVFDESCQVIAMHTGGFPYKDEGVKSVIEYAIPLFTILENFLIEMMNRNNVEILTKFTREALTGLHSRDFIYNFIRHLVTEWKPSFSAALTAVWETVKENENHLRMKENLRTWIISKKEVLEKIQIAGNEALKEFMLENILVKLSQTDDDDEPMDE, from the coding sequence ACAGTGGAGACGGCACTAACAAGAGATGGACGCTTCCATGACAATGTGTTCATTCAAACTTTCACTCTCGTTGAATCGGAATCAGATCCACCGAGGTGTGTTGAGATGAATGTACTAGTTGACTGTCTGGATAAACAAACCTTCAAAATGATCCTGGAAGAGAGAAACGCCACACAGGCTCCAACTGCCCCTCCACAAGCTGGCTCTAACCTTCAGAAAGAAGACGAGACTAACTCCATACAACTCCCCATGTCTAACACAAGCACTGAAACATCAGCTGCAGGGGAGCCccccaaaaaacagaaatatccaGTCACAGTGACAGATTCTGCTGAGATTTTGAAGATTCTTCGCCACCAGTTTGCTGATTTGGTGAAACAGATGAAGAAGAGGTACAAAAAGAAGAAATATTCTGGGGTACTAAGTCATTTAAGCGGGGAATTTGGAAAGAGCACAGAGGGGTTCTCTGAAGTCTACACAGTTAAGAAGCTGATGGAACTGAGTGACTCAGTCTGTATGATCGATGTCAAGGGGGTCAAGCAAGGCACTGGCTTCCTGCTGTTTGATCATTACATTCTGACAAATGCACATTTGTTTAAAAAAGATGGCATCTTCTATGTTAATGAATATGGCCATATCTCAGCCAAAGTAACTGCCACATTCAACAAAGAAAATCCCAGTGAGTCAAATCTGAAGGAGATAGATGTGAAACCAGAGATCATTGACTTTCAATGGGGATTTGACGCCTACAATCGACATGTGGACTTTGCTGTACTAGAGCTTCAGGACGTTGACACCTCCACAGGTCTTCTCTGTAGATCTAGCCCAGATCCAAAGACAGGTGGAGTCTGTCTCATTGGACACCCAGGTGGAGGAGTGAAAAGAACCGACCCCACCACCATtattgagagagaaagaagaggtgAGGCTTTccaaagagagactgggaaaaatgaCAGAATGGATATGCTGATCAATACATCCATAGAAGAGAATAAAGTGAATTATGACATGCTCATGAAACCAGACAGCACTGAAGTGACCTATGACACCTGCCTCTTCCATGGAGCTTCTGGCTCCCCAGTCTTTGATGAGTCCTGCCAGGTGATAGCCATGCACACTGGAGGGTTTCCCTACAAAGATGAAGGAGTGAAGAGTGTGATTGAGTATGCCATCCCTCTCTTCACCATACTGGAGAACTTTCTGATCGAGATGATGAACAGAAACAATGTTGAAATACTGACCAAGTTCACCAGAGAAGCCTTGACAGGCCTCCATTCGCGTGATTTCATTTACAATTTTATCAGACACCTGGTAACGGAATGGAAGCCCTCATTCAGTGCAGCCTTGACAGCAGTCTGGGAAACAGTTAAGGAAAATGAGAACCATCTAAGAATGAAAGAAAATCTTAGAACATGGATCATTTCAAAAAAGGAGGTACTGGAAAAGATTCAGATAGCAGGAAATGAAGCTTTGAAAGAGTTCATGTTGGAAAACATTCTTGTCAAGTTATCCCAGaccgatgatgatgatgagcccATGGATGAGTAG